One genomic region from Mycobacterium basiliense encodes:
- a CDS encoding tyrosine recombinase XerC, whose product MSEGILEEFDDYLALQCGRSAHTRRAYLGDLRSLFAFLAERGAGLDALNLPLLRSWLAAAAGAGAARTTLARRTSAVKAFTDWATRRGLLSTDPATRLQIPKAHRTLPAVLRQDQACAAMTAAKLGAEQGDPLALRDRLIVELLYATGIRVSELCGLDVDDVDTTHRLVRVLGKGNKQRTAPFGQPAAEALQTWLAKGRPALVTAESGSALLLGARGRRLDVRQARTVVHQTVAAVDGAPDMGPHGLRHSAATHLLEGGADLRVVQELLGHSSLATTQLYTHVAVARLRAVHDQAHPRA is encoded by the coding sequence GTGAGCGAAGGCATTCTCGAGGAGTTCGACGACTACCTGGCGCTGCAATGTGGCCGCTCGGCACACACCCGTCGTGCCTACCTGGGTGATCTGCGCTCGCTGTTTGCGTTTCTCGCCGAACGCGGAGCAGGCCTGGACGCGCTGAACCTGCCGCTGCTGCGGTCATGGCTGGCCGCTGCCGCGGGCGCCGGCGCCGCGCGCACGACGCTGGCCCGTCGCACCTCGGCGGTCAAAGCTTTCACCGACTGGGCCACCCGGCGTGGTCTGTTGTCCACCGATCCTGCGACCCGGTTGCAGATACCCAAGGCCCATCGCACGCTGCCCGCTGTGCTGCGCCAGGATCAGGCCTGCGCGGCGATGACCGCCGCGAAGCTAGGCGCCGAGCAGGGTGATCCGCTGGCGCTGCGGGACCGGCTGATCGTGGAGCTGCTGTACGCCACCGGGATCCGGGTGAGCGAACTGTGCGGTCTAGACGTCGATGACGTCGACACCACGCATCGGCTGGTGCGTGTCCTCGGCAAGGGCAACAAGCAGCGCACCGCCCCCTTCGGTCAGCCCGCCGCCGAGGCGTTGCAAACCTGGCTGGCGAAGGGGCGTCCCGCGCTGGTCACGGCGGAGTCCGGGTCGGCATTGCTGCTGGGCGCGCGCGGTCGCCGACTCGATGTGCGGCAAGCGCGCACCGTGGTGCACCAGACCGTCGCCGCGGTGGACGGCGCACCCGACATGGGCCCGCACGGGCTGCGCCACAGCGCGGCCACGCACCTACTCGAGGGTGGGGCCGACCTGAGGGTTGTCCAGGAGCTGCTGGGACATTCCAGCCTGGCGACCACCCAGCTCTACACCCACGTCGCGGTTGCCCGGTTGCGGGCCGTGCACGATCAAGCCCATCCGCGCGCCTAA
- the rpsB gene encoding 30S ribosomal protein S2, protein MAVVTMKQLLDSGTHFGHQTRRWNPKMKRFIFTDRNGIYIIDLQQTLTFIDKAYEFVKETVAHGGTVLFVGTKKQAQESVAAEATRVGMPYVNQRWLGGMLTNFSTVHKRLQRLKELEAMEQTGGFEGRTKKEILGLTREKNKLERSLGGIRDMAKVPSAIWVVDTNKEHIAVGEARKLGIPVIAILDTNCDPDEVDYPIPGNDDAIRSAALLTKVIASAVAEGLQARAGQGRGDGKPEAEAGEPLAEWEQELLASATAATATANASAPTDAVAGAGEPTTDAS, encoded by the coding sequence ATGGCTGTTGTGACCATGAAACAGCTGCTCGACAGCGGCACCCACTTCGGGCATCAGACCCGTCGCTGGAACCCCAAGATGAAGCGGTTCATCTTCACCGACCGCAATGGCATCTACATCATCGACCTGCAGCAGACGCTGACCTTCATCGATAAGGCGTACGAGTTCGTCAAAGAAACCGTCGCCCACGGAGGCACCGTACTGTTTGTCGGCACCAAGAAGCAGGCGCAAGAATCCGTCGCAGCCGAAGCGACCCGGGTCGGCATGCCATATGTGAACCAACGTTGGCTGGGTGGCATGCTCACCAACTTTTCCACCGTGCACAAGCGGCTGCAGCGTCTCAAGGAACTCGAGGCAATGGAGCAGACGGGCGGCTTCGAGGGACGGACCAAGAAGGAGATTCTGGGCCTGACCCGGGAGAAGAACAAGTTGGAGCGGTCTCTGGGCGGTATCAGGGACATGGCGAAGGTGCCATCGGCGATTTGGGTGGTCGACACCAACAAAGAGCACATCGCCGTCGGCGAGGCCCGCAAACTCGGCATCCCGGTGATAGCCATCCTGGACACCAACTGCGACCCCGACGAGGTCGACTACCCGATCCCGGGCAACGACGACGCGATCCGCTCGGCGGCGTTGCTGACCAAAGTGATCGCCTCCGCGGTCGCCGAGGGCCTACAAGCCCGCGCCGGCCAGGGCCGCGGCGACGGTAAACCAGAGGCGGAAGCCGGCGAACCGCTGGCCGAATGGGAACAGGAGCTGCTGGCCTCCGCAACAGCCGCAACTGCTACAGCTAATGCCAGCGCACCGACCGACGCCGTCGCCGGCGCCGGCGAACCAACCACAGATGCATCCTAG
- a CDS encoding lactate 2-monooxygenase: protein MGAETAPHFGDYQNEIYLQGLAGVVPSLPMAFTELEAKAAVALPPSVWSYVAGGAGDERTQRANREAFDRWGLLPRMFVGAAQRDLSVEMFGLTLPSPLFMAPIGVIGLCAQDGHGDLATASAAARTGVPMVASTLTVDPMEDVAAAFGDTPGFFQLYTPTDKEVAASLVQRAEVAGFKGIVVTLDTWVTGWRPRDLSTANFPQLRGHCLANYTSDPVFRASLQRPPEEDPQGAVLRWVQIFGAPLTWNDLGWLRSLTELPLIVKGICHPDDARRAKDGGVDGIYCSNHGGRQANGGLPALDCLPAVIEAADGLPVLFDSGVRNGADVVKALAMGATAVGVGRPYAYGLALGGVAGIVHVLRAMLAETDLIMAVDGYPARKDLTPDTLRRVD, encoded by the coding sequence ATGGGAGCAGAGACAGCACCGCATTTCGGCGACTACCAAAACGAGATTTACTTGCAGGGCCTCGCCGGGGTGGTGCCCTCCCTGCCCATGGCCTTCACCGAACTGGAAGCCAAGGCCGCGGTGGCTTTGCCTCCCTCGGTGTGGTCGTATGTCGCCGGGGGAGCGGGTGACGAACGCACCCAGCGGGCCAATCGCGAGGCGTTCGATCGCTGGGGTTTGCTGCCGCGGATGTTCGTCGGCGCCGCCCAGCGCGACCTCTCGGTCGAGATGTTCGGGTTGACTTTGCCGTCGCCGCTGTTCATGGCCCCGATCGGCGTTATCGGGCTGTGCGCCCAGGACGGGCATGGGGACCTGGCAACTGCGAGTGCGGCCGCTCGCACGGGCGTGCCGATGGTCGCCTCCACGCTGACGGTCGACCCCATGGAGGATGTCGCCGCCGCATTCGGTGACACACCCGGGTTCTTCCAGCTGTACACACCGACTGACAAAGAAGTCGCCGCTAGCCTGGTGCAGCGGGCCGAAGTTGCCGGCTTCAAGGGCATCGTCGTCACGCTCGATACGTGGGTGACCGGTTGGCGGCCGCGTGACCTGAGCACGGCGAACTTTCCGCAGCTGCGTGGGCACTGCCTTGCCAACTACACCAGCGATCCGGTGTTTCGGGCCAGCCTGCAGCGTCCGCCAGAAGAAGACCCGCAGGGTGCCGTGCTGCGCTGGGTGCAAATTTTCGGAGCGCCCCTGACGTGGAACGACCTCGGCTGGCTGCGTTCGCTGACCGAGCTGCCGTTGATCGTGAAGGGCATTTGCCATCCCGATGATGCCCGACGCGCCAAAGACGGTGGCGTCGACGGTATCTACTGCTCCAACCACGGCGGCCGGCAGGCCAACGGCGGTTTACCCGCGCTGGACTGCCTGCCAGCGGTGATCGAGGCGGCCGACGGGCTGCCGGTGCTGTTCGACTCCGGGGTCCGCAACGGTGCCGACGTCGTCAAGGCGCTGGCCATGGGTGCGACTGCGGTCGGCGTGGGCCGCCCGTACGCCTACGGTCTGGCGCTTGGCGGGGTAGCCGGCATCGTCCACGTACTGCGGGCGATGTTGGCCGAAACCGACCTGATCATGGCGGTCGACGGATATCCCGCGCGCAAAGATCTCACCCCGGACACGCTGCGGCGCGTCGACTGA
- the tsf gene encoding translation elongation factor Ts, which translates to MANFTAADVKRLRELTGAGMLACKNALAESDGDFDKAVEALRIKGAKDVGKRAERATAEGLVAAKDGALIELNCETDFVAKNAEFQKLADEIVAAAVAAKAVDVDALKAASAGDQTVEQAIAELSAKIGEKLELRRVAIFDGTVETYLHRRSADLPPAVGVLVEYTGGSAGAAKEAAHAVALQIAALKARYLSRDEVPADVVASERRIAEETAKAEGKPEQALPKIIEGRLNGFFKDAVLLEQPSVSDSKKTVKALLDESGVSVTRFVRFEVGQA; encoded by the coding sequence ATGGCGAACTTCACCGCTGCCGACGTCAAGCGACTGCGGGAGCTGACCGGTGCCGGCATGCTCGCTTGCAAAAACGCGCTGGCCGAATCCGACGGTGACTTCGACAAAGCCGTCGAGGCGCTGCGGATCAAGGGCGCCAAGGATGTGGGTAAGCGCGCGGAGCGCGCGACAGCCGAGGGTCTGGTCGCGGCCAAGGACGGTGCGCTTATCGAGTTGAACTGCGAGACGGACTTCGTCGCCAAGAACGCGGAGTTCCAGAAGCTGGCCGATGAGATCGTCGCAGCCGCGGTTGCCGCCAAGGCCGTCGACGTCGATGCCCTCAAAGCCGCGAGCGCCGGTGACCAGACCGTCGAACAGGCGATCGCGGAACTGTCGGCCAAAATCGGCGAGAAGCTGGAATTGCGGCGCGTCGCGATCTTCGACGGCACCGTGGAAACCTATCTCCACCGTCGGTCGGCCGATCTGCCGCCGGCGGTCGGGGTGTTAGTCGAGTACACCGGCGGCTCGGCTGGCGCAGCAAAAGAGGCGGCGCACGCGGTGGCCCTGCAGATCGCCGCGCTCAAGGCCCGCTACCTGTCCCGCGACGAGGTGCCAGCAGACGTCGTGGCCAGCGAACGCCGCATCGCAGAGGAGACCGCTAAGGCCGAGGGCAAGCCGGAGCAGGCGCTGCCGAAGATCATCGAGGGCCGGTTGAACGGCTTCTTCAAGGATGCCGTGCTGCTCGAACAGCCCTCGGTGTCCGACAGCAAGAAGACCGTCAAGGCGTTGCTGGACGAGTCCGGTGTCAGCGTGACCCGATTCGTTCGGTTCGAGGTGGGGCAGGCCTAA
- a CDS encoding siderophore-interacting protein: MAGRPLQTFEVVGTQQLAPHMIRVRLGGNGFDTFVPGEFTDSYVKLVFVAEDVDVEALPRPLTMDSFSSLPPEKRPSVRTMTVRRIDAAAREIVIDVVVHGEHGIAGQWAATAQPGQRIHLMGPGGAYTPNPSADWHLLAGDESALPAIAAALEALPANAVGKAFIEVAGPEDEIELTAPDSVQVNWVYRGGRADLISEDRAGDHAPLIEAVTTAQWLPGQVHVFIHGEAQTVMHNLRPYIRKERGVDAKWASSISGYWRRGRTEETFRQWKKELAEAEAGTQ; the protein is encoded by the coding sequence GTGGCGGGTAGACCACTGCAAACCTTCGAAGTCGTTGGTACCCAACAACTGGCACCCCACATGATCCGGGTGCGGCTCGGCGGCAACGGCTTCGACACATTCGTTCCCGGCGAGTTTACCGATTCCTACGTCAAGCTGGTGTTTGTCGCTGAGGACGTCGACGTCGAGGCCTTGCCCCGGCCGTTGACCATGGACAGTTTTTCTAGTCTCCCGCCCGAGAAGCGGCCCTCGGTACGGACCATGACCGTCCGCCGAATCGACGCTGCGGCCCGTGAAATCGTGATTGACGTCGTGGTGCACGGCGAACATGGGATAGCCGGCCAGTGGGCCGCGACGGCTCAACCCGGCCAGCGGATCCATCTGATGGGGCCCGGTGGGGCCTACACACCCAACCCGTCGGCGGACTGGCATCTGCTGGCTGGTGACGAATCCGCACTGCCGGCCATCGCGGCCGCCCTGGAGGCGTTGCCGGCCAACGCGGTTGGCAAGGCATTCATCGAAGTGGCCGGCCCCGAAGACGAGATCGAGCTGACCGCACCGGATTCCGTCCAGGTGAACTGGGTATACCGCGGCGGCCGCGCGGATCTGATATCTGAGGATCGCGCCGGTGATCATGCTCCGTTGATCGAGGCGGTTACCACCGCGCAGTGGCTTCCTGGGCAGGTGCATGTCTTCATTCATGGTGAGGCGCAAACCGTCATGCACAACCTGCGGCCCTACATTCGCAAGGAGCGTGGGGTGGACGCGAAATGGGCGTCGTCGATCTCCGGCTACTGGCGGCGTGGGCGTACCGAAGAGACATTCCGGCAGTGGAAGAAAGAACTGGCCGAGGCTGAGGCCGGGACCCAGTAG